In Monodelphis domestica isolate mMonDom1 chromosome 1, mMonDom1.pri, whole genome shotgun sequence, the sequence GTTGCTAGTTGTCAATGATATTAGGTCCTTATGATCATTACTTGGTGCATCACAGTCAGAAGCAGTTTCAGGAGGGGCTGCTTGTCTGTGCTCCCCAAGGAAACAAGGTGAGGAGCTATGGGTCTGTGGAGGTGAAGGAGTGCAAGTTCCCTTTGATGGAGGTGATAAAGGAACCGGCTCTTTAATGCCAGATGTGTCTTTGGGCAAAAGCAATTCAGGGTCCGTTTTATCTCTGCCAGGCAAGGAGTGAGCACCGCTGGCAGTACTCAAGCAGGAAGAGGGCCTTTCTGAACTAGATGGCAGCCTGCCATTCACATCCCCTGGGCACATATTTGCACAAGGATGTATTGAGTTGCTTAATTCCACAGGCCTGTCCATGCTGTAAGTGGGGGCTTTGGTACCCCATGGAGGGCTATGACATATATCATCAGGAACTTGTATAGAAGCCGTCACCTTTTCTGAGGGCCCCAGAGCATTTGCTTCAAAGCAGATGCTGACAGGCCCATTGCTTTGTGCCTTGGACACTCTGGGAAAAAATGGATGTGCTTTCTTACCTCTGTGAGGCACATCATCCAAATGCCTAGTGATCTGTAAATAGGTAAGATCAGAAGACATGATGTCCTGCTCTGAGAGATTGCCATTGACTTGGATGGAGTTTTTAGACCCGGTGGGCATTTCCACTAGTGACTTGCTGGCTGTgagttttttccttttaaaaacaggGAAGTGCTTCCTAAGGCTGGGGGATGTTTGAATTGCAATATTCCGAATGTTCTCCCCCTTCTGGGAcccagggaaggagagggagtaaTTGGGCAGGTGATGGTGCCGGGATGCCTGCACCTTCTCCATCAGGGTGGAGTCTTGGTCTGTTTGGACATCAATCTCTGCCAGGCCAGCGTGATTCTTACTAGCTCCATCTTCCTTGAAGCGGACTTGCTGGGATTTGCTTCTGCGGTGGTGGGGCTGTTTCACAAAGTCCACTGAATCCAGACTGTTCCGCTTCAGGAGTACGGGTCTCACTTTCATGCTTTGCTGGGCCATCGAGCCAATCTATGGATTGCAAGCTTCTTCTTGACAAGTTGCATTAAGTCATTCGAGCAGCATCTGGTGACCAAGCCCCAGATGCCAAACACAGCCAGCAGAGATGATGGAGAAGATACCCTCTCCTGATTGTGTGGGTTGCTATGTTGGCCATCCCTGGCTTATAGGTTTTACTCTATGACTATTTCTAATGTTATTTCTGGAGTTAACAATATGTTTTTCATCACAGAGCTAATTGCTAATTAGATAAACACTTGAGTTACCCTAATTGTCAACCATCCAACATCTAAGAAGTTGCTGGTGGTCTGGGTATTGATAGAATCAGATTACTCAGATCCTGGAGGAAATCTGTCATTCTGTTTCACACCGACCAGGAAAATACAATAGAAGCAATCTCAAGGACCATGACAAATGAATTCCTAATAGAACAGGTTACATTTGGAATATCCAGTTCATCTTCCCGGTAGGGGTAAGCTCAGGTGTGGTATAGCCAGCCTCTTAAGTATGCCTCCTCTGCATGGAGTGTAAATAGGCAGTGTAACAAACGACTGGGATGTTTGCTCTTTTGAAATGACATGATGTTCCTGGGGTAGCACATCTGTTCGTGTCAAACAGAAATTCCTCCTCTGGGGCCATTGTTCTccttcatgttccttccctttttttagtGATGGAAACTTGTCTTCCCAAATCGCCTCATACAGCCCAGTGGGGCGTGACCAGGACTGGAATAAAGCCACAAAGGGGATTCAGAGACTAGTTTCTGCCCTCTAGTCTTGCTCTTGTTTACATTGGTACAAAGCTAACCAGGTCTGTGGAACCTGAATGATTTTAGGAAGAGAACTATGGACCCTTTGACTTCAGAAGAGGAGTATAGATCATCAGTCTTTACAGGATTGGCAGGTGAGCAGGTTCTGAAAGGGAAAAGACAACAGATGTAGGTAAACAGGTGACTTCCACagatcttccttcttctctcattttcaacCACAGTACTTATAACTGCTATCTAGTAGAATGTCTGAAATAATGCAGTGTTGTTCCCTAGCAAGTCAGCACACCAGTGCTAAGAGACATAGCACAGATGTGCTTGGATCTTTCAGGTCATTATATGCAGGACACCTCAATTAAATTTGCTGACCCTTGTCATCATGGCTGCAATAGCAAATTTTATATTAGATTATTCCTTAATTGCACTTGTTacttttgtttaaaataaatgacagcttttttttttttggtgggaggtAAAACATGCACTGAATTTTTGTTTCCCCTGGGGATCCTCAAATGTTAAAGGGCAGAGCAAAGAGATATCCTATATACAAGGGTTTAGAATCACCCCAGTATGCTAAACCCAGAGCCCCATTGATTGATTACTCTGGGCATTCATATCAGAGTTAGCCTGCTTATTTTGATTTGCTGGACTTCAAATCTTGGTGTTGAGTATAATGATTGGAATTCTTCTTTTACTTCAGAGTTCCTACAGTCATTGAAATAGTTTGGGATTGGGTCTGCTCTGGGAAAAGGTGTTAGGTCTCGGGAATTTCCTTAACATAAAAAGCTAAAGGACTCTTTTAAGCAATAATGTGAGACCCTCTGTTTTGCACAGAGAGATGAGGAACATCCATAATACCCTATTCTTGCTATCAAAGTTACTTGTACAGCCTGATGAGCTTACTGAaatctaaatctatttttttctaaaatcaccaGTTTCTCAGAGAGATCATATATTCTGTTGGCAAAGCCCTTGAGCTTCCTATGCCAAAGCAAGTCTGAAAGAGAAAACTCCCAGGCAGGCTGAGGTAAAGCATCTCTTTCTCTAATTAGAGAAGAATTAATTTGAAATTCTAATAAAAGTTCAGTTAACTTAGCCTCAGACCATGCATCTCCTAACTGCCTTTATCCTGAAGGGTATCTCCTGTCTTCTCCATAGCTAGAACCATCACTCCCTTTGGAATATTATGGGTTCTGTGGGAAGAGAAGGCAAGGATAAGCAATGACGCACCACACAACATTCAGAAAAGCATGTCCAACCAGAGTCCAGGTTGAAACCTAGCTATGACTCAGAGAACAGCCAAAGGGCTTTGTGAGTACCACCAGTACCCCCTTTGACTGTAATTTACCTCCTTTAGGAGGGGCCTTTGCCCAGCATTGAATTCTAAATAAAGTTCTGCTCCttatattctctttctctgtcttatctgtctctgtctgtctgtctctcctccccaTTTCAAAGATGGTTTCAGATGTTTGCTTTCTTGGTTAGTATATGATTCCATCAACCACCTGCTACTCTCCCACCATAACTACTTCATCTCTTCTCTGAGTGAAAATCTACCTGATGAAGAAAACAGTTGCCCAAAGCTAGTCTACCTTTTTTTACCTCCCTGTGGCCTTTTCCATAATGAATATTTATCATTTGTCTCCTTTCACACTCCTACCTCTCAACATCCCTTCCAGAACTTCCCCTGGTGACTCTTTCTGGAAAGCTCATTCCTCACCTTGGGGTAACCAGGCTTCGTGTATGTGGGTTCATTTTTAGAGGAGTGCCACTTGCCAAAGGCTTTCCCTTTATTATCCCCTTTGTTTCCTGATGCCCCACCCATGATCAAGAGTACAGAATACTGGCTTCATTCAGTTTATTCCCATTTGTACTCAACCTGGAAGATACAGAGTTTCAAATTACTTGCAAGTTTGATTACTAATTTCTAAACCCTCGATGTTTCCTTCCTTAATATGTATCATAATTTTAGACTTAGGAATCCATTCCCTGATGAATGTTGGTAGATCATAAATATTAGTTTCTATCCTTAGGTTCCCCCCATTCCCTCCAGCCAAGAAGAAATTGATCTATacttaataataacatttttattctaagcactttattattatcttatttgattttcataacaactctgggagataggtgctattattattcccattacacagaagaagaaactaaggttaagtaacttgtctatggtccaggcctggtgctctatcctttGCATCACCTACCTACCTCATGTAGCCATATAATAGGTATTGATTAGATCAATAGAGATTGATCTTCAATAGAGATTGAACAATGATGATTTGAATCATCTGGCTAATTTAGAGGCTTTCGTCTCCTATGGATGCCCTTGAATGGCTAATTAAAAGTTCACTTCCCATCTTAAAGTATTCCATATTTATATTCTGCTTTTTATCTTCAAATGCTGATTTTGACCTTTGCACAGGACATTTATGAACGAGGCGTATCTGACTAAAGGTACCAGCTCTCTAGGATGCCTCAGGATATCAGACACTCCAAGCTGATCATTAATGGTTAGGATGTGCTTTGGGCTTTCATCATTAGGACTTAATTCATATCTTGGCTTGATTCCAAGATCTCTTCACTGTGGTGGTCACAGTACCATGCTTAGGGATCAGTGGCTGAGAGTTATTACTAATCTTTACTTCCACTTATCCTCTGCCCTTTTTCATTATTAGCTTATTGAATGAAAACCAGACagtttatctttctatctccacATTTTTGCTAGGTGAGGCAACTCTAGGTTGAGTGAGCACAGAGTAATTCACTGTGTTTCCTACTTGAAGTTAGCCTCTTACTTTTATCTATTGACATAGCTTCCTTTTGGGTGAGATCCTACATGACTTCCTGAAGTAGTCTTTTCCTCTTGTAGTGGTGGACACTGAATAAGTTCATGTGGAAATGGCTGTTTTCTTTCCTCaccttcttgtcttagaatctCAGCCTTCCTTGGACCCAGCTCATCTTCTGCAAGAGATCTTTGCCTGGTTAGTCTGGCTGGTAGTACTTTCTACTCTAATATTATTTTGTGAATGCTTTGTCTATAGATTACATATGTCCATATAtttacttcttatctcttctattaaaatatgaactttttAAGTACAAGAACcctgttatctttttctttgtatacccagagcttaactcagtgcctggcccatagggATAGACTGGAACtttgcattgatagagggaattcCCAGATAAGGGAATGAATGCCCTTCTACAAATGCAGGTCAGCATGTCTTCTTCAAATTATTGTGGTAGAGAATTGACTAAAATActgaaatattaaatgattttcccaaggtctcaTAGTCAGTGTGTGTCAAAGGTAagacataataacaataataaccataataaaaataactagcttgcaaagcactttattttaTAGTAACcatgtaaggtaggtgctattgttattttcattttgtaggtgaggaaactcGTAAAATTTTAGGCATTTTCCCAGGGACACAGAGATACCAACCATCTGAGTCAGGTTTCTAAGTCCAGTATTTCTCTACTGCATTACTGCTGCTCTTAATaaatttctcattcattcattcattcattttgccATGCTTCATTTTTCATGAGGTACCTAAAACATTTTGGTGCACATGATAGTAGGGAATATGCCCTCCATAAGTATTTTTGACTGAACAAATGAATCTGCAGAGCATTCACTTTACAAACACCTATAAAGTACCTATTGTGTTCAAAGCAACAAGCTAAGTATTAAGGGAGATACCCAGTTTAGATAAAATTCTCTCTGACCTTAAAGAAAtggcctatttcttcttctaggaATATTTTATCTCCATTCTCCTGTTGCATTTACATTATGTCTACCCTATAACATCCTAATTCTGTTGAAAAATTATGCtcattggtgtgtgtgtgtgtgtgtgtgtgtgtgtgtgtgtgtgtgttcaaagATTGTTATGAAACTACTCCtcatgtgaagatgggattaactctcctccAACCCTTTACTTTCTGGCCCTTACATTACAAATACAATTATAATAACTTGTACAATTTGGGATTCTTATGTCCACAAAGAGCAAATGTATGGGAAAGCACAAATTTTTTACTCTATTCTTTGCTTATTTACTACCTGGTCACTATGACTAAATATGACTGGGGGGATAAGGGATAGTAATCTCCCTAAaaagttgcttttatttttttacttccctATTTAAGGACCCACAATAGGTCCTCTATCCAACTGTCTTTTCTAGTTTTCAAGATAATAGATCTTGTCCTAGGTCCACTCTCTTATTCTTCAACATGTAACCTCTGGTTTTGGCATAGCAATGTTTAGCCCTGCCCCATGCCCATGCCTCCATATACACAGCTATCTCAAAATCAGGTACCTTCCCTTATCTGTGCTTTTGCTGGTCTGTGATATACCTTTAATATCCCTTTACTTTTCTAATGATTCTCCTGAAGAATCCAGTTTGGAATGGTTCCCTTCCTTTACTGAACTCATACTATTGTTACATTTAACAACACATAATTTGATAATtcttgttttgaattttttcttattgtGGCTTTGTCTACCCAGCTAAACTGCAAGTTGTTTGAGGGTAGAGACCCTTTATATTTTCTAGAATGCTTTGTATAGGGCTGTGCACTTGGAAAGAACTCAAATAGTATCATACCATTTGTTAGAGTAAGAACCTTAGAGGGTCCTATTACACAACactcttatttgacagatgaggaaactgaggattgcTAGAATTAAGTGaaatgtccaaagtcacatagctaattggTGACAGAATTAATACACAAACCTCCTGAAggatcagaatttttatatacattattgattGATGTAGGAAACAGGATTCATGGAACTTTACCTTACCTACTTCTTCCTCATCCTTGTGAAATCCCACCCATTATCCTTTAtaagaaagaattattttttaaaataggaaggaaaggaaaaaattcagcAAATCTAATTAGCACATTGAAAATGGTCATTATGTGCAATATTCCAAACCTGTAGACTCCTACTCTAAAGGAGTAGGATGAGATATCTTCTATTTTTTGGAGCCAAACTTTGTCATTATAATTCAATGACATTCAGTTTCAATTGTTTAGTTATTTGTTCTTGCCTCTTATgtactcattattatttttcttgttctgtttgcttcattttggATCAATTCATGTCTTTCCGTACTTCTCTgcatttatatttgtcatttctcaatattccatttcatttctatACAAGTGTTTTTAACCATTCTCCTCTCAGTAGACATCTAAcctatttctagttctttcctaccacaaaaTAGCATAACTaggaatattaatatatatggagcttttatttttgtatggGGAGTAAATCCCTAAATGTGAAATCTTTGCGTCAAAGAGTTTAGATATTTTTGTcactttatttaaataatttcaagTTACTTTCCAAATGGTTGTACCTATGGTCACCTTTCTGCAACCACTCCAACACtgactatttccatcttttataATCTTTACCAGTTTTCAAAGTATGAGGTAAAACCTCATGATTGTTTTATGTTTGCTTTACTTATCATTAGTGATTTGAATGAAGCATTCTTTATAAAGATGTTAATAGTTAGCAGTTCTCTTGAGACCCAtttgttcatctcctttgactgAAATGTCTTATTTTCAATGATCTATCTAGGAAATTTCAAAGTCAGCTCAGTTATCTATGCTAGATAGATACCTTTTAGACTGGTAAAATTTTCTtccaaaaaaagaatatcattatGTAGTCTTAGGGCATTATACCTTCCCCCTGATGGTTCTATTACATAATTAGATTGCAAAATCTCATTTAGCAAATGTTGGTTGGTATCCACTTACATTCAGTGATTTTAATCTGTATAATTGTACTATTGTAGTCAAACACTGAACTAGCTCTTCCAGTGTAAGATCATTTGAAAGAAGATTTGACTCGgaattacaaaattacaaaagatCTGGTTCAATCCCACCTATGACAGTTTCTAGCTTTTGTGACCACAAGCAACCTTTAATAACAGGAAATTCATGGATTCTTTTGTATATAGTTGTCATAGGCCATTATTCTAAATTTCATGTATAAAGCAGGCTTTGATCAACCAGACCAAAGCTAAATTTGAGGTGCAAGAAAAAATTAAGACTTGGTGAGGGAAGAGCCCAAAGCTGAGCAATAGGCTACTAATGGTAGAGAAAGGACTTTAAGAAATCTCTCTTTCTAAGAGTTCACACAAGAGATAATGTGGCATGGCAGATGAAATCCTTAATAAAATCCTGAATCAattatacttgagttcatatcctACTCCTGACACATTATTATGGCCACTGGCTAGCCACTTAACCACTGGtagccttagtttccacatctataaaatggacataatactacCCCATAGTACTTTCCTTACAGATTTTTCATGAGGATAAAGTGAGACAATGTATGTAAAGTgtacttttatatttaaaatacgTTATACATATCagctactattttttttcttagagaggaGCATGTTTATTTCAGTCACTTTGACAGGAGTTGGAAGGTTTATTTTTGGTTTGGCAAAATCCAGATAGCCCTAGGCATAGCCAAGAAGTAAGGAGGGACATGCTGGCTCTTCTAATGCCTTACTAAGAGAATGAACCCCAAATGAAACTAGTGAGGAGCAGAGTAAAGCCGTTAGAATGGTGAAAACTCAAAAACTCTTCATTGGCTTTATACTTTGGCATGCCCTCTGTTCCTAAAGGGCCCTCACATGGCTGGGCTTGCCACTTCTGTTGTATTTCCATCTCTTCCActtctctatttttatctttcaaaGAAACCAGGGAAGAAATAGCATCTGATTATATGCTCTCTcctgctctctcttcctctccctcactCACACACTTGCATATGCAGCTGCTTGTCTTTACTAATTATTTGCTGTAAATTGCTTTAGTGGTTCGATGTATGTGGGTGCAGACATGGGGGATGATCCAGGGTCAGTCGTTCTCTCATTGCTATTTCAAATTTATTCTTCTGCCAACAGCTTAATTCTTCTTCCCTGTAGGTTACGTTCTTTGGTCCATACTTTCCAATTTGTTCATGGCAGCAGAATTGAGGCTGGTAGGCTTTGCTTCTGAAAGGTCACATCAAACCCATTTTCTTCCCCAGGGGGGTGGGCAGCAGTATTTACTGCTGTCTGATGCATTTGCTGGCTAGCACTTCCATCTTCATATCATAAAAGAAAGAGCAGTAGACTAATGTTATCTCTAAATATATCAGCATTTGACATTAACCCTTTTAGGTTTCCTCAGTATTTCCTGTTCTGTGTAACTTGGTACATCTTTTGGGCAGTTTTCTAGAGGCCATCCTAGGTAACCTTAATTTTGAAGAGAGATTTAGCTCTCCCACTATAGCAAGGGAGTGGCTCCTTCAAGCAAGATGAAGAATCTGACCTTCTTTAAAGCTAGGCTTAGTGGTGTTGAAAAGGAATTGGGGGTTCTGCGAGTTGGAGGGTTCTGTTTTACTGGAGTTGGATTAGATTTCATGACTTCTAAGAACTCTTCTATCTTTGAGTTTCTGTGAACTCAGATGTACAGAGTGATATCTTTGTTCCTTCGTGTTTCAACATGGGACACAGCAGAGAGAGCTTGTTTTAGGGAAAGAAGGTGTTCAATGAGATGAATGCAGTTGAGTATGTCTAGTTAGAACCCCCTCCCCATATCTTTTATCTGTAGCAACTTCTTTATTTGCTCTCCCTCTAATCCTTGTTTATACTCTGACTTCAAAAGGTttccagaaagaaggaagggagggagaatagaagggaaagaagaaggaagaaaggaaggaaagaaggagaaaagtagggagaaaagaaagaaggaaggaaacatatgtacttattaagtgtctattttCTGTCAGATACTCTGTCAAGCACTCTACTAATGTAACCTcaattgattctcacaacaaccctgggaaagtagatgcttttaatatcctcattttacagtttaggaaattgaagcagatagAGTTGAAAtaacttgtcctggatcatgtagcaaatataaaaaaaagaatctccatGTCCAGAGCTGTATTTCCTTCCATATGATGTCACAATGATatgagatataaaaataataacaatgattttACTGTTTCTTTCAGTagtgtttgtagttttttttaaaagcactttcagATCTGTAAcctattaagtgactttcttaaagTGAGTTGTGTCCAGAAGAGCTAATAAAACCATGTTGCTTTTGTGGGTTAGAAGAGATCACATCTGGGGATTTGAACAAGCTGACAATTCCATCAGAATGTCTTTAGGTATGTGAAAGTAGAAAAGTGGGTTTTCTAGACAATCCAccatactggagagaagagaCCTTCCCAGAGTGCGGTAAAGCTCCCCTCTGCTGCAAAATTCCACTTAACATTGGCAGGCAGCTGTAACTAAGGTTTTCTTGTTTCTGGATCGCTGCCTACACTGCAGAATTTTCacaaggggaagggaaaaagaaggttTATGGGATGATCTTATCAGAGATGAAATAAACTCGGTGTCAACAAACAACATCCTAGACTTTCTCTGTAGACTCCATGGAATAATTTGCCCAACATCAAGTGATATTAAGAGCATAAAAAAGATAAggcagatatttttctttttaaaaaaagaccccCCCCCAAGTTTAGTATTGTGGTCTTGATGGTAGGCTGATAACATCTCTAAGGCTTGAAGAGAATAGAAACAGACTTATACTCACTAAGCCTCTGAATTGGAAGGTAAGTCGGAGGTCATTTATAATTTACTCAACCTGAAGACTAATCACCTCTTCAGTATCCACAACAAGTAGGCTACTCTCTTGCCCAGTTTGAcactttcttccttctgtctctctccttggTGCCTTATTCCACTGTGTCCCCAGGGGCTCCATTCCAGGCTTCATTCAAGGAACTATCCCACCAATGAAGCCTTTTCCCCATGCCTGTCCTAAAATGTCTGGCTGAAAGTAATCTCTTTCTTCAGATTTTTCTAGAGCACTTTATCATATGTAGAGAGATTATAATCTTGCTTGATTTGACTCTTAAGGGCAAAACCAGGAGCAGCCAGTGGAAGTTGTAAAGAGGCAGATTTTGGTTCagtgtcaggaaaaacttcctaacaattaaaaccATCCAGCAGAAGTGAGATAGGTGTTTTCAGAGGTGGCCAGTTCCATTCTCTTGATCTGGTCCTCAGTATGAAGGAGCAGGTCTAAATTTCGTGTGACTTAATCAACATCTCATATTTATTCAAGAGTCAAGAGTTGCCCCTATGACTCATCTTTCTAGAAACAAAGATGGTCCTTGAGACAGGGACATATAAAAGCTTATATTTAAATGAATGTTGTACTATATTTCTTGCTGATCATAACTCTCCTGCTTTATAAACTTCAGTGTCTCCCCATGGTTGTATAGATCTTTGTACCATTCAGAGAATTCAAACACAAATTAGTCCCGTTTGTACCTTTCAATTATCCTTTAAAGTGAGCAAGGCAGGTATTGCCTACATTTTACTACTTTAATGAATGCATTATTTAATTAGATAGTTAGGTAGACCAGACgtctatctccattttagagatgagcaaaTTGAGACCTAGAAAGGTAAAGTGAATTATTAAGAATCACAAAGCTAATTGGAGCtaagattagaattcaggtctcttGATTTTTCCTCATCCATATTTTCCATTATGGCAGAAGCTGTCTTtacctgtctttctttttgtataCAGAGGGGAAATATATGGGACAAGATTCATGCCTGGAAATAGTGAAATTCTAGCTGTAACTCATTTTGTAAAGGCTCAGTTCTGGCAATGCAAAATGATCATTGGATCAAATATAACCTTTTCTTGGGGCTCTTCTCTATCCTCTCCATTAATGAGCTCCTCATACAACCTCTGGTCCCTGAGACAAGCAACAGAGAACAATTTTTCCTTCACTTGAGGAAAGGGAACATCATTGTTACCTGAATTTTCCCAATAATGTTTAGCATTTTTCAGTGACCTTAGTCCTTGACATCATAATCCTTTAGTCCCATTTCCAAATGGATTTCTCCATAGTCTGTCTAACATATAGTGAGATTTTGACTACAGACATTTATGTACATGCTTACTGTATCTGTTTGGCATCTATGCTGGATAGAACATATATCACTATATCTTCAAGCAAGTTGTAAAGGTTATTTCCAAAGGGATTGTTCAGCCCTAGTCTAGTACAGCTTCTGATGTGGTGTAAAAAATGGGATGCAGGAAACCTGAATTCTAATCTTAGCACTAATTAATCACTAATTAGTTTTGTGATtcttggtaagtcactttacttctctaGGTCTCAACTTATCCATCTCTAAAATATATGTGTGAGGGTGTGTCTGCATAATTAATGAAATGTATTTATCAAAGTAGTGAAGTATGATGTAGGTAATATGTCTTACCTCCTTTACAGAATAGTTGTAAAGTACAAATGGAACTGTAAGGCACAAAAGATACTAATATATGTGTGAATTCTCTGAATTTATAAACCAGGCAGAGACATTGAAGTCTTTAAAGTAGGGAGGTGTTGTGATCAGAAAGAAAAGCAGTGTAGCATTCATCAACATCATCTATACTGATTCTCCTTGGAAATTtaagtgaagaaaataaagcGTTTTAGAATTATGCaattttagaggtagaagggacacaagagccatctagttcaactcacactttaacaagaatttatttttctgtagcATAGTCTACAGCTAGTTTAAATATAGTCTGAAAATGAGAGTCAAGAGGTCTCTtggttttctctcttccttctttcaataCTGGGCATCATCCTCTGCATACTTCACCACCATTCCTTTTATTTGACAAAGAGTTATATTTAAAGATGACACAAATCTCACACCAGAAGCTTGGCTATAATCTTTTATAGATGGGGCAGTGACCTTAGGTCACATGGTGAAGTAGAAAGTACACAAAATCTGGTGTTCTAGGATCTAGTTTCAAATTTCAACAATGTTCTTTGCCTATGCTACTTCTGGGATCTTGggtgtcattttcttcatctgtacctCACTCTTATTGCCTATGATATGTATAATTTGGGCTAGATAATCTTAAAAATCTTTGATCTGAGTAGCC encodes:
- the INSYN2B gene encoding protein INSYN2B, which produces MAQQSMKVRPVLLKRNSLDSVDFVKQPHHRRSKSQQVRFKEDGASKNHAGLAEIDVQTDQDSTLMEKVQASRHHHLPNYSLSFPGSQKGENIRNIAIQTSPSLRKHFPVFKRKKLTASKSLVEMPTGSKNSIQVNGNLSEQDIMSSDLTYLQITRHLDDVPHRGKKAHPFFPRVSKAQSNGPVSICFEANALGPSEKVTASIQVPDDICHSPPWGTKAPTYSMDRPVELSNSIHPCANMCPGDVNGRLPSSSERPSSCLSTASGAHSLPGRDKTDPELLLPKDTSGIKEPVPLSPPSKGTCTPSPPQTHSSSPCFLGEHRQAAPPETASDCDAPSNDHKDLISLTTSNMTKSAPECREETEKNSNQADPLEFKNCLGSFHLQSSLPRSESKPQTNKEIKGINPIHLAHGELCDLQGRLQSVEESLHSNQEKIKVLLNVIQDLEKARALTEGRNFYRTGQDLNNCSTCQNTACIIYSVEYDFRQQEGRFHQVLSSLDQVEPPPETAPPPKSPAEPPAPEKQDLRRKTKKVKKKCFWWI